Proteins co-encoded in one Setaria viridis chromosome 9, Setaria_viridis_v4.0, whole genome shotgun sequence genomic window:
- the LOC117838591 gene encoding small heat shock protein, chloroplastic — translation MSTVTSHTLLSRPTISSAGLSFGFVKPAVVGLPCASAGKNRPRSICYSVDTKSAAHQFNISPVALVHPYMPPTSTHRWEIKDDGKNVKLTLFHMPVGAKPDDFQVVIEDDVLVIKTKPKPPAEQQGVPDSSISFHIRLLVPKGYDKENVRAEYQLRALVVTIAKVNPAFTKEVPIDGK, via the exons ATGTCGACAGTTACTTCTCACACCCTACTGAGCCGGCCCACCATATCTTCTGCTGGATTATCCTTTGGTTTTGTGAAACCAGCAGTGGTAGGCCTCCCTTGTGCCTCTGCAGGGAAGAACAGGCCTCGTTCCATCTGCTACTCTGTGGATACCAAGAGCGCCGCCCATCAATTCAACATCTCACCAGTCG CCCTTGTGCATCCATACATGCCGCCCACGTCAACCCATCGATGGGAGATCAAGGATGACGGCAAGAATGTCAAGCTGACATTATTCCACATGCCGGTGGGTGCCAAGCCAGACGACTTCCAGGTCGTCATTGAAGACGACGTACTCGTAATCAAGACAAAACCCAAGCCGCCGGCAGAGCAGCAAGGAGTACCCGACAGCAGCATCTCGTTCCACATCCGGCTGCTGGTGCCAAAGGGGTATGACAAGGAGAACGTCCGCGCCGAATACCAGCTCCGGGCACTGGTGGTCACCATCGCCAAGGTCAATCCTGCATTCACCAAGGAGGTTCCTATCGATGGGAAATAG